The nucleotide window cactgtacagaagaaaactggcaggttcttgctgctgaaaagcacccagtcatcattttcctcacagcgtccttcagctcctggttcctcaggctgtagatgagggggttcagtactggaggcaccaccgagtacagaactgacagggccagatccagggatggggatgagatggagggaggcttcaggtaggaaaatgtgccagtgctgacaaagagggagaccacggccaggtgagggagacacgtggaaaaggctttgtgccgtccctgctcagaggggatcctcagcacagccctgaagatctgcacataggagaaaactatgaaaatgaaacaaccaaaagctAAACAGACACTAACCACAAgaagcccaagttccctgaggtaggagtgtgaaCAGGAGAGCTTGAgaatctgtgggatttcacagaagaactggcccagagcattgccatggcacaggggcagggaaaatgtattggctgtgtgcagcagagagtagagaaagccactggcccaggcagctgctgccatgtgggcacaagctctgctgcccaggagggtcccatagtgcaggggtttgcagatggcaacgtagcggtcgtagcacatgatggtgagaaGAGAAAATTCTGTCACGATGaagatcaaaaagaaaaagacctgtgcagcacatgcagtgaaggagatggttgtggtgtcccagagggagttgtgcatggctttggggacagtggtgcagatgcagcccaggtctgtgagggacaggttgagcaggaagaagtgcatgggggtgtgcaggtggtggtcgcaggctacggcgctgatgatgaggccgttgcccaggagggcagccagggagatgcccaggaagagccacaagtgcaggagctgcagctgccgcgtgtctgccaatggcaggagaaGGAACtgcctgatggagctgctgttgagcATGAGCTTCCCCTTGGGTATAGCACCTgtccaaggagaaaaatatagtACACAAGTCACAGTACATGTTTCAGAATAAAACTCTTCTAGTCCTTATGTAACACCCTCAAATCACCTCTTCTTTTTCACAAAAACCCTTTAGCTGGTCCATTTGAGGGCTTCTGTTGAGGCCTGGCTcagaaagctccagggaaaaAGGAGCTCTGCTGATGTTCTGGAATACTCAGTTCTGTCCTTCAACAACAGATAAATAGGAACTGAGACTGATGATAGTTTTAAGCCATCCATGGTAATAAAAAGCTTCTCAACACTGTCACTCCCAATTCACcccaatgcagagcagagctgtgggggtatagttttgtttctttccttccatttgCTCCAACACAAGTACTGAAATTTTTAAGGCAGGAATCCTTGGTATTTATGCTTCTATCTAAGAGACAACTTGTGTGTCCTGTGAGGCAAAGAGATCATCCATTCCTGCAATGTTTGGCAAGATTCATCAGCCCTGCTCTCAtctgcccaaggctgtcacctctctgTTCTGCAGGGCAAAGGCACCCAGGGGTTCCCCTGAGGAGAAACTGgacactgctgagagctggtgaCTCCAGTTTCCAAGCGCACATCTTCAAACTCCTCATCCTGTCTCATCCTACAGAAGAGAGAtatctcagctctcccctcccaccaggggcacagagggctcattgcagctgcctgcacacaccttgcaaacccactgccatggcctcagtgctcaggggctgtggggaacacagagctgcaatggcacagctctgcccctcaggaAGGCATCCTGAAGGACAGCAGGATCATCCAGGGAAAGAACTGAATGTCCTAAAGATGTTACATCCTGACTGGAGAGTTCAGGAGACCCATTGcccagagctcccacctgaaatgggagcaaaggcagcatgaagaggaggggaaaatagAGAAATTCCTCCAAATTCCTATGGAGACCCTACAGAGACAATCAGATGGCCAAAGGGAAGGACTCTGCTGGGTGGTGGATGAGATCAGGGGCTTGCTCTGGGCAGaaatctgcagagcagggatggcccAGAGCTGCTCTAGCCCCCCCGCcacagcatttcagcagcagctccctctcactCCCTGTCCAGGGCTCTactgcctggagctgtccctgccagcagctgcttccctggcagtgttgccagagcccatcccagccctgggtgctcagctctgccctgcagagccctcccagcacagggcacagcccagggacagctctgcctgtgcaggatctgctggcAATGTCAAAGCAACCCTGAGGagaatggaaaagcagcactgatgaTGTGTGTACCTGGCAGATTTCTAATCCTCCCAGGTTTATTCATCAGTAGGTGTAAACGATTTGAAATGGAAGTGCCACCtcctgaaatgagaaattaatttctactttttatggGCCAGATagcccacagaaaaaaaagtaagaacagGATAATTCCCTTTGAAGCAGCCGCTGCCTTTCTGTGCTTCTTGAAAAATATCCTGTGAAatctcctgcactgctgtccaGCTCTGAGCACCTTCAAACCACAGAGAACCTTATCCACATCAggactcagctctcagccatgGTTCCCCCGcagcccttctccccagccctgtgagcagctccccaggctggctgagagctgaccctggcaggcagcagagtccctgccccagcacagcaccctgggctgcaggaccctgctctaCACCACAggcctgggcacccctggctgcagccCCCGGCTCCACAGGTATTCCAAAGTGtcccccaacagccccctcctcacacatcccatcagctggggctgggccagctttaggagatgcctccaggagctgcccctgcattgccctgcacccacagactcaccgtgtccagcactgcaaagatttctcctccaagagctctgagtcatcctcccaatgctgagcccctttaagctctgtctgtgccctgctggtgtccctgagctgccctggcagtgccctgagccctgctgggctgtgcacaggagctgctcctgggcagagctgtctatctgcagcgctgcccgcttgccaggagctccctgtgtgccaggagcctggcccagctcagcagcacagcaacagcccagggcatttaatggccctctggggggtttgtgttgtttacatCAGACTCAGTCCATCAGAGTAACTTCAAACAACTTCTGAAGAAGTCAAAGTGAGAGTGAAACtctgaagtttcttgtagtgctaatgggtccaATTAAGAGACaagactgagaaagtgtccccagattccaggtAGAGCAGAAAACTGCACAGTGGTGACAATTATGAAGAATCAAGGAAAGGTGTCTCTCATGCTTAGGAAACCTCTATATGTTTCCTTATTCCAAAGGGCCAAGCCCTGACACCCAGCCCCTGGAAAGGCATATCCAGTCCCTTACTCATCCTCACATCTtatcctggggcactgggatgtgggatgtgcagtgccaggggcaggaggatggggtggcacctcccaggctgctgagcagggacaaggaggcaatgaggccccagggctgcaaggctcacttgtctcctcatgccatcaggggcacacacagcagccatggccaaaggcctgcacaacttggctctcttggggcctttcagcttctgcacatccctgtctcctctccagcccaggctgtcctacggtgtccatgccctgcccctttccctgcaggctgtcggcatcccccggctgcccctcctcgctggccccttcctgcactgacatctctccctcctccctggctctgccttggcacacaaagccttggactgatccagaccCCTTCTTGGTGACGCTTTGTAGCAGAGCACTTGTCTTGGAGGGAAACTCCTTTCTGCATATGTCCAGTATAGACCTTCCCAGATGCCattggtgacattatttctttttcattctatatctgactacaaaaagaaaagctccaccatctttgacaccaccactgggacactgtggaacctcatggaatgaacggcccagtgtgacactgcagagtcttattgatACAATGGATTCATTGTCACTCTGGAACTTTCCTGCACTGAcgtctctccctcctccctggctcttctTGACAGACAAAGCCATGGGCTAATTCAGACTTCTTCGTGTTGTGTTGCACCAAAGCACTGCTCTTGgagggaaattcctttctcctcatgtccaacctggaCCTCCTCAGCTGCCCTTGGTGACATTACttctttctcatgctgtttctcACTACAAAGAAAAGCTCCATCATCTCTGGGGGAGAGCACTTCAAGCACTCTCAGGCTTCTCCTGTGCTCTActcagtctccacaccactgAGCCCAGGGCTTTCAGTCCTTATATATTGGTCATGTGTTTGAGGCCTCCAAGTGCCTTCATGGGCCCTCTCTGTGTCCTCTACAAGgtgtttagccatgaaaatgcaGTGCCCCTTGTCCAGGAAAGGCAGAGTGCTTTTTTTTGCTAAGGATTTTTTTGGCAGAACAAAACACAGTAATTGAAACATaatgaggggagatttccattggatatcaggaagaaatattttctcatgaAGGTGGTTGGAacctggaataggttgcccacCATGTGGaaatcccatccctggaggtgtccaaggtgAGGAACTTTCTGCAGCCTGaactggtggaaggtgtccctggttATTGGATGGGAAGTTGAACTGGAGGTTCCTTTAGGTCTccttcaacccaaactatttaATCATTCTTTCATTCTTGTATCTCCAATTCCTTCTCCACTGGGCTGCAAACACCTACATACACCATGCTGAGCATTTATTGTGACCTAATCGCCAACACTTTATAAATATGAAAGAACTGCCATTTTTGGTACaaaaattttcaggtttttggaGGAACGATTCAAAAGCCAaaatttccaaatgaaataaGAGGGATTTCCAACCtctctgcatgaaaggctcACCAAGGGGTCAATGGCAGAGCCTCCCTGGATGACCTTTCAGCTGAGGTTGGCCATTTCTGTCTCAGAGTCTGAGAGTCATGATGGGCAACCAGAAAGTACATTTGGGGACTGTGCAAGATTTGTTTGGggacatttaggaaaaaaatcctagaaTGAAAATGGTGGGGGGAACATTGATGTCCTTGGTGCAACAAGCAtaagaaaacagacagaaagGAGATGGAAGGAGCTGATCATGTGCAAACAGGTGACTGGGCAGTTCCTGTCCCTGGTCATGCCCTGCAACTGATCCCACAGCTTGTCCCATTTTCTGAATCCCTCCATTGTCAGGAACTTTCTGGGTCAAGGGATCTCTGTGCCCTGGGTATGAAGGCAGGTTCAAATGCCAACCATTGGAGTGGGAGCCACAAACCATCAGGTCCGATGTCCTTTGTGGTGccagacactggtgagactggtgtgtgtgcacaaaaCACtggggggggctgtgggtgggtgTAACCACCAGTGACCATCAAACCAGAGCAACCAGCAAgtggcagaggcctgggagccgctgtctgagatcatctcctGAGGGATTCAcattgtctgggtgtctctggagctctgcctctcctcctgacatggcagagcacacaaacagcccattCTTGTGTCCCTTTCTCCACTGAGATTTCCTCAACCCTCAGTGATTAATTTGTCTATCAGGGTCCCAGGAAATCCCAGAACCTCATGCCCCACCAGTCTGTCAGTGTCCCGTTCTGGGGACCCTTCACCCAACAGTCCTGTGGGATCGGAGGGGGATTCGACTTCCCTTTCCAAGGGGCTGAGGCAACAGCACAAGGGAGACCCCTCAGTGTGTCTTCCCACTTTATTCCAGTGTGttcctgctggaggagctgcagtgcccaggaagGACTCACAGAGACATTTCCCAGAATAACACTCTTTATGAATGTAAAATTGTGACAGGTTAAGGTTCAAAGGTTGTCAGTGACAGAATATGagtgtaaatatgtatttagaGCAATACCCAGACCAGCTCTAATCCCAATTAAAGTATTCAGTGTGTGCAGAGCACCGTTCCCATCCAAGAGGCCCCTGTGGGGCAGAGACAGGTCCATCCCTGCAGTTATGATtaactcttccctttcttttcttccattctcGAGTTACTTTCAtactatttctttatgtttaggTGGAACATGAGTGATTTTAGACACAAAGACCTTTGTTTATGGTTTGCATGAAATTGTCTCACTTTGCTGTTAAggacagaggcaaaaaaatgCCCAGTGGTTGGTGGTTGTACCTTGGAGGGGCGTAACTCGGGGTTGGAGGTGTGTGTTAATATTACAATTAGGCTTTAATGAACCAAGTTCACCTGAGGACAGAGATCTCCCCATGGCTgttggctcagcagcaggacatctccttctctgcccctgggctggcagggactgAGTAGTTCATCAGCTGCAAAGTCCCCTCGagttcccctccctgcagggattcCCACAGAGCCCCCTGAGGAGTCTCCACTCCCCCCACCCTCCGTTCCATCCCCTGGGCAGGTGTTGACTCTTGTGTGAGGAATCCTCATGGAGCTGCCCCCACGCCCcatccagggagcagcagctgcattttaccCTGGAATTTCTGTATCACTACAACTTCTTTTGGGATGTGAATAGAACTGGAATCCCCTAATTTCACCCTCAGTAATCTTCCctcaggaaccaaagggaccATAGGAGTCTGCAAAACTTCATGGAATGCACTATGACACTCCAGGGcatcatggaatcaaaggaatCATTGGAGAATGTGGCACCTCATGGAATCATCAGGCAATTGTGACATTGTGGAATGTCATGGAACCAAAAGGCCTTAGAGACACTGTGGAGCCCCATGGAATCACAGATgcctttgtgacactgcagaacctcatggacTCAAGGGATCATTGTGAAACTACAGGGCCTtatggaaccaaaggaacccttGGACACTGCAGTGACCCCTGGAATCAAACAgcctttgtgacactgcagggccttatggagccaaagggaccATTGTGACACTCTGGAACCACATAATATAAATGGTCTATTGTGacactgtggaatctcatggaatctaaagggccattgtgacactccaAGCCCTCATGGATTCAAAGGAATCCTGAGACACTTTGAATCCAGAAGTAATCATGAAAGAATTGTGAAACCACagagcctcatggaatcaatACAATGCATCAATATATCAATTATGGATTATTATATTTACTATTAGCTTGGACCAACTCAAGTGTGTTTGTGGGGTTAAAGGGAAAAGTCCAATTTCCCAAAACTGAGGTAGTGCCCTGTTCCATATCCAGGCCCTTGGAGCTTCCTTGggaagccctggagcagctgtcagGGAAAAACAGCCTGGAACTACTGCCCTATAGCCCTGCCCCATAGCCCTGCCCCATAGCCCTGCCCCAGAGCACTGCCCAGAGAACTgacccacagcactgccttatagcactgccccatggctctgccccacagcactgacccacagcactgccttATAGCACTGCCCCATGGCCCTGCCCCACaacactgccccacagcactgccccataaTGCTGCTCCATTGTACTGCCTCACAACACtgacccacagcacagcccctgaaGCCCCTAACCCAGCCCCACACTGGCTATAGCACACCAGAAGCACTGCATCTCACCCTCCCTGGACCCCCAGAGTGGCCACTGGGCCAGAGTCCCCACTGGCAGGGATGGCCACAGAGAGCAGAACAAATAAAACGAGCACCGTGTGCCAACGCATGGTCAGACCCTCCCACCTGGACACGTGGAAGCTGGACTTGCATGGGACTATGGGTGGTAGctctaattgtctctttctctctcgCTTTCTTCACTTCTTTTCTTAATCTCCTTTCTTCATACTTTGGGAAACTTAAAACCGTATGGGTTGGATTTTGCTGACTCATATGGGTCAGCATGTGCTAAGTCAGTGTGCTGTGGAACGCTCTGTTCTGGTTGCATGTTGGCCTTCAGACTTTTGCCAAGCTCccttattttctgaagtttttcagTAAAAGTGTGTTATTTGACCTCCTGAGAAAACATGTCCAGCATTTTCTCCCTTGTGATCCCTCTCaagaagatattaaaaaacTAAAGGACCTTTTCAAATAAGTGGAGAGAGATTATTTTTGATGCCttgtatgtttttttaaagtaaaacctCTTTGATGAATTTGTAACTCGATCCTGGGGTGTCacagtcaccatctctggaagggTTCAAAAAACACtgagatgtggcacctggggacacgTTTCAGTGGTGAAGGTGCCAGTGAcaggttgatggttggactccctgatcttagaggtcttttccaaccttaacaattctatgattctgtggtgactcaaccacttctcTGGACATTCTGTTCCAAGGCTTGACAACCCTCAGTTATCCCTCTGATGATGCAGCCAAGGAACACACCAATGATTTTCACAGTGTTCCTGGATCACAGGATGTCCAAAGCCAAGGCCATTTCCATCAGCACCTTGTCCTTCCTGCACATCAGAGTCACCTGAAGCCTCCAGGCCCTCCACGCTGGCACAGACACCAGAGGCAGCCAAGGCCTGTCCTGCCAGGCTGCACAGGCCAGCCCTGTGTCTCtctggccctgggcacagcagggtttgctctgctcaggggcacCTCAGTCGCTCTCCCATTGCCATgtgccacccaccccagcaggctctggagcaaagcagggctgggctccagCACATCTCTGCTCTGACAGAAAGAACCTGCAgtcagggagaggcagaggacaAAGTCTTGTTTAACCAGCCTGAGGGATTAATGGGATCAGTGACCTCATGTGTTACTGGGGACATTAATGACCCTGTGTATCAGTTTGGGTAGCAGTGAGGGGGCTGCAGGTTTGACTTAGGTAAGAAGAGATCAAGAGTTGAGTCAGTGTCAGAGAGAGACAGTTTCAGGTGGCTCTAAAATGGACCAACCAGTGCCCAAAGCTGAGCAAATCAATTCTAGTGGCACCTCTGTGATACCCCTTTGGAGAAAGGATAAAATCCAGGGTGCTGTAACtgagagaggagtgagagaaatgtgagagaaacagtcctgcagccaccaaggtgtgggaagaaggaggaggagtgaGAGAGAgccttggtgggcacctggcagccAAAAGCCAACCCCCAGCCCCTGACAGTCACAGCTCAGCAAAGCACAAAAGCTGCTTTAGGTCTGGAGGatctttgcagcagctttttagCAGAGCTGCGACCTGGGCCAGCAAAGGTGATGCTGAGCTGGGTCTGACAACTCTGTGAGCCTTGTGAGCCTTGGATGGAGTAGAATGATAGAAGAGTTTTGGCAGGAAGTTTTGAAgttcatctagtccaaccccccaGGAATGAGAAAGGACATCTTCAGCTCAGGTTATTAAGTGTCCTCTCCAACCAGATCTTGAATGTTTCCCATGGATGAGGCATCACCAttttgggcaacctgtgccagtgtttcaccaccctcactgtaaaaatgtttctttatatCTAGTTCAATATAAATGTTTCTTTATATCTCTTTTCATTTAAAGCCATTATCTCTTGTATTATCCCAGCTATGTCTAGGCCTTACAAAAGGTTGTCCCCATGTTTCTTAGAAGCCTCTGTGCTGGTGCATCCTCCTCCCCACTGAAAGGGACTGGATGTGAGTTTCACTGACAACAAGAATATTGGATGGTACCTTTACATACACAGATACTGATGTGTCCACACAtctctgcctctgtgtgtgtgtgtgaatttaCTGTGGTGTGAATGTTGTTATTGTGAAACTATAATGAAGTCATTGTTAAAATTGTAGCAAATGCTCTGGAATCCCTTGATAACTGTTATACTGGTCAATAATTAAGTAGTGCTAATGTCTTTTCCCTCTTATTTCTTGTTTCCAAATCCTTTTCACCCTGACCCTCTGCATTCCAAGTCTCTTTGTAGATAATTCCATTTTATaacaatataattttttctgagGTCCACTTTGAAATTTCCTCCTTAGCAAAACTACAAAACAACTCCAATTAGTACAAGTCTTGAAGAGTTGAAGAcaaataaagaaagagaaataaattgtttttctctgttttaataagccccactgtgtatttggagatgagtccGTGAACCTCAAGTAGTgagacaaaatttgaaaaactgctcaagaagtcagaagccaaactccaagtcccttgaagcatcaatgggccccactgagggcaggcactgacaaagcctccccagggactccttagagcagatccctggaggccctgattgcagggagacaaaggctctgtgcaggcacctgcaatgctgagaaaaccctgggctggttggaggaagcacaaaggccaaggcctgagccccaggccctgggacagcaggtcctgtccctcacaggtggctcagggctgtttgtggggcagtgggatgggagggcgAGCAACAACAAATGTCCAAATCTGTgcaacccctcccagcctcctcagggagggctgagggagaaacaaagtccagaacctcaaaggaaagttccttctggtggcctcagtggcagaggcagctgccagagcccaggggacaaagGCCAGATTGactttgtgccttccagccgtgccagagcccttggccatctgtcctgcagcctgtcctgccctgtccctgctgctcctctggccttgcaggctgcacacacccatcctgctttgccaccagccctcccagcagcatttctgtgccctcactgatgtctctgcaccatctctggctgttccctggaacacaaagccatgggatGATACTGACTCCCTCTTGGTGACCTCTTATACCACAAGGCTTCCCTAtgagtgacatttctttttcctcccttccactcAGAAACTTCcaagctgctgtgctggtttgaaggtgaaccagcaagggaaaatgaactcaccacgagagagattataagtcagacctaaaatttaataataatattattataacaacactgacacacaagggaaattgctttcaactcacaataccccagcagtataacccagcgtcctggggcacaaacccaagggggtttgtttgcccttgtgctgagacccctgtggctcccccaagtccagagcaaaaggaaaagaaaaacctgttggtgcaggcgagggctgtggtctgggcgagagcggggatctcctcctgtcaaggtcctgctgctgctctggatccgacgagaagtacccgaggtcttcttacccaccacttatgtaccctcagggagctctcagtccctccccctgggcggggactcacacaatgggtgattgactctgggagccagggggtgttgagctgttgatggcccattagcagctccgcccccctcaggctgggtgtgagggtgataatggctccctgggcagctgctgctaatggcccattgtccttggggaatgaatagagggggtagaatacacagctttgatcacccccacacagggttagctggtccctcctgctgaactaggacattatccaccccttattctactccatctagtcattcccaaattaatcccctttttacctatacatatatatagatatacatatatgcaatgaaacattacaaactcttctcgctcaatattaggtccccttgtggtacacaacgtgtttctccatctttttgcattacccaccaagtgcaaccaggtccttgagcaaagacaatccctcagatgggtttgcctttgtttgaggtgggactaacccaaacagtctttcctaacatacctctcatatggaccacagggactttatctccatctacagttttcaagagttctgattgggcagggccagctcgattgatggagccccgagtgttgaccaaccaggtggcctttgccaaatgcagctcccagtgtttgaaagttcccccacccaatgccttcaaggttgttttcagcagtccattacatcgctcaactttcccggcagctggagcatggtaggggatatgatacacccattcaatgctgtgctctctggcccaggtgtctatgaggctgttcttgaagtgggtgccgttgtcagactctattctctctggggtgccgtgtctccacaggacttgtttctcaaggcccaggatggtattccgggcagtggcgtgagatacggggtatgtctccagccatccagtggttgcctctaccatggtcagcacatagcgcttgccttggcgtgtttggggaagtgtgatgtagtcaacttgccaggcttccccatacctgtatttcgaccaccgtccaccataccatagaggcttcacccgcttggcctgcttgatggcagcacatgtgtcacagtcatggataacctgtgagacactgtccatggttagatccacccctcggtcacgagcccatctgtatgttgcatctctgccttgatgaccagaggcatcatgggcccatcgggctagaaacaattcacctttatgctgccaatccagatctacctgagagacttcgatcttggcagctcgatccacctgctcgttgttacgatgctcctcattagcccggctcttgggtacatgagcatctacgtgacggaccttcacactcagcttctctacccgggcagtgatgtcctgccacatctcagccgcccagatgggtttccctttgcgctgccagccagcctttctccagcgctcca belongs to Pithys albifrons albifrons isolate INPA30051 chromosome 7, PitAlb_v1, whole genome shotgun sequence and includes:
- the LOC139674653 gene encoding olfactory receptor 14J1-like produces the protein MCYDRYVAICKPLHYGTLLGSRACAHMAAAAWASGFLYSLLHTANTFSLPLCHGNALGQFFCEIPQILKLSCSHSYLRELGLLVVSVCLAFGCFIFIVFSYVQIFRAVLRIPSEQGRHKAFSTCLPHLAVVSLFVSTGTFSYLKPPSISSPSLDLALSVLYSVVPPPVASSP